CTCAAGTGGGGTGGAGTATTATCGCCTGTCTGCTTTAAGGACTCTTGCTTAGAGGTATAGGTTCCGTGGCATTTATTATTGTTGCATTTCTTGCCCTCCTGTCTTCCTCGGAGGAAGGCCAGTGCCAGTCTGGTCATGCAAAGCCTGGTATATGGTGGTTGACTCGTCGTGCTCCCTTTCATGACAAGGCATTGGCATTGTGGGGAGTAAGACACTTCAGAGATTCTGGGCTGGGAAAGTGGTGTCTAGAGGTCTAGTGTGGAGTGGCCTCTTGAGGGGAACTGTTGGGGCTGAGGGCAGCAGTCTTATCTCTTCCCAGAAGGGCTCTTCCAAGATGAAAATGAACCTCAACTTGTAGAAATTTTATGACCTTATTCTTTGTCATACTTTCTGGAGGACCATCCTGTTGTATGTTTGCTAGGCATTGGTTCCCTAATGTCCAGGATCCTTATTGGCATGGTACAAATACATCAAAAGTTCATGAACTTCGTAGGGTTTTTGTCTAAAACATAAGTCACCACTTCAAGGCTCTGCTCTTTGAGCTGAACTTTGCTCACATGACTCACCAGACTTGGCAGGGTAATGGCCAAAAACTTTGCCTCTGAGTAATTCAAATGTTGTCTTACCTTGATGATTGGCTTATCTGGGCCCTTGGTGCCCGGTGATGTGTGGTAGTCAGAGGTCAAATTTTGGCCCTCCTGCAGAATTCGGCTTCCTTATCAGCTTACCAAAATCCCATCTCTAGCTTTCAGAGGTGTTGACATCTGGCTTTGTTGTTAGTTGCCACTTTTAGATTATATATCTTACTCATCAGGAATTCTAGCATCTTCTAGGCAGGTTAACCTTTTCCAATTGTGTTTATTTCCTAGACCAGCTGTGGATCTAAAATCTGTTCATGTGGTGTCTTGATATTCCAGAATCTTTGGGTAGCTTTCCCAGTATTTGTGAAGTGTGATTCGCCGATGATATTTGGGTCAGGCATATTGGGGTTCAGTTTAGAGGTGGCTTCCTTCTCGGTCTCGAGCTATTTACTAATGCATGTGGCTCTGGCTGGGGATTCCTTAGCTGTCTTCACGATGCAGGCCATGGGTGGTGACCAATGACATTAGTTTTCGATCACATCAGTGTTCTGGAGGTAGTAGCAGTTTGGATGGTATTGAAATATATAACTTTTTCCAGGTGAGCTCAGCTCTACTTTTTTATTCTTGACAATGTCTGGTGCAATGCCTTAACAGGGAAGCTCCTCTGTCTCTTTCTTCTGAGGCAAATAGGCGTTATCCACAGCCTCTTCAAACGTCCTAGATTTACTGTTGCCAACAGTTCACATTTACTGGGTGTCAAAAGTTGCCAGATGAGGCCTTCTCTCTGTATGCATGAGACAATCGGCATTCCTTGGGCGAACCTTTTATTATGTTTGCCTGGAACCATAAGCTCCCTTTGCATGTGATACATTTCTAGGATTGTGGTGCTGTTGCAGTAGATGTCTCGTCATTAATGGAAGTTTTGGAAAGATCTGTGTACAAAGGACCTTACCTTCAGTTGGGATGCTGTTGGCAGTCCTCACAAGTGAGAGGTGTTGGCTGCTTTATTTGATTTCAAAATTTTCCTAGGTATGCAGTTTCGTGTTTTTACTTTTCTCCCTGCTGTCATATTTACACAAACTTTTAcacattatttttcatttagaATCCATTTAACGTTCTCTGATTTAGCATTCCACTGAATTTAACAACCAGTTCTGAAACCAGTTTCTATTAATTTTCATTTCAGATGAATCACGTAATTGATGCATGTTGCACATTCCTGGAGCAGCAACTAGAAGCTGGAAATGCTATTGGTATTGCAAGCTTTGCTCATCAACATGGTTGCTTGGATTTGTATCGCAAGGCCAATACGTTCATAGAGCAGCATTTCTCAGAAGTAAGTtcatgagtaagattttgaatggCTGTGATGAACCTAGCAAAATGCCCCCAGTAGGGAATATTCCTCATGGTTTTGCCATGCTTTTTGTAATGGATGTATGTGTGTTATCTTTAACATTTTGatatatttacagtttcaaactTCCTTTATATGCTCAAAGGAAGATTGCCTTTACAGTTGGGCCGTGTAGTTCTCTGGTGACAAATTTTAGAACCAAGTGCTCAATTGGAAGAGGTGTTACAGGTACCTAGAGAGAGATTGCAATCCTAAAAAAGAGCTCAACTGTACCAATTTTCTAGTCAGTGATGCCTAGTGTTTCCAGTAGCATAAACTATAACCCCCTATAAATTTTTCATCCATTTTTCTGCACGTCTTAAAAAACATGATGTAATAAAAAATTACCTAAaaaattttttttcaaaattggtGTGTGGAGTGACTTTGAATTAAGTCACATTGTATAGAAAGTTACCTCCATAAAGTATGCTTGATTTAGCATTCAAattttcattttaattattaattgttCAGTATTGATGTTTTTTCGTTTAGTTCCATGTCATTATTAGGTATCCTGCTTTTGGTTTAGTAGTCTGTGCATTCTCAATCGGTGGTGAGCCTTGGAAGTATTCATTTAAGACCAGGAGTTGATTGTCTGCAGAAGGGAAGGGGTGGATGAGGAAGGGTCAGGGCACCTGAAGAAAAGGGGTCTGTATTTTGGAGCTGAAATGGCCACATAAAAGCCATAAAAAAATTATGCTGTCCCCTACAACTCTTAAACTGACAGGATGGACACAGTTCTCAAACTGGCAGGATACTGTACATAAAAGCACCTGGACTAAAGGAAACGGGTAGGTCACTTCCACCGATTCCAGTACACTCGCAGAGCATCCATTACAACTGCATTGTGTTATTGAAATGGAACCCCACATCCACCATCTGGGGAATGCCAAATGCTAAGCATGTTGAAAATTCAAAGGAAGAAGGAATCGTTCAATTACCActccatccacattagacaaaacaAAAGAGGCAGTTTGTGTTTCAGCTAAAGAAAAAACTGACTTTGATCTTATCACTGCTCTGGCAACATTCAGTTGCTGTTGAATGACTACTTTAATCTGTGTGAGCAAACATCACCTCACTTTCTTCCATCAAAAATATTGCCAAGTCCATTAATAAagtacatatactgtactgttccctgagtatttatacctcaataaacaatAAACCTCAATTTCAATATACAGTACTCCTTTGTTGATTTCTTCGTTAGCATACCCTTGTCCTCTTGGACATTCCTTTGTCAGGGAATGAAAACCTTTTGGGCTTATTGAGGTCTACCTAGGTCAGtgactgacctttcccaggattcAACCCACAATGGTTCCCCTAATTTCAATGtatttatttactgttaggtgaacagaggcataagaTGAAAAGAAAGATGCCTAAATCTGACTGTTATGCCACAGGAATAAAATCTGCAGCCTTTTGGTTATGAATTGCCTCTCCAGGCCACTGTGCTACAAGACCTTAAAATCACAACCATTTCATTGTACAGTATCTTGGATACCTGTTTCCTTTCAGGATGTTCACTTCCTTGATTGATCAGTATTATGTAGAATCTTGCATTACTCAAATGCATCAAGATCTAATCTTTATCCCCCAGGTTTCAATGGAGGAAGAATTTTTGCAATTATCTAGCTGCCAGTTAGTGGATCTTATACAACGAGATGAACTTAATGTACCTGATGAAAAGGATGTTTATAATGCTGTTCTAAAGTGGGTTATGCACGATGAAGATAACAGACAATCTAAAATGGAACTTATTCTGCAGGCTGTCAGGTAAGAATCAGTGTTTCACAGGATAATGTGTTTTCTGTAAAGTATTGTACAGTTATCTAGTATAAGATTAGAGTTATTGTCTGGAAGCCCTTGTACttgtaaatttatataattaataGGATTAAGTTAttgaacagattttttttttatatatatacaagagttcttacactcTTGGACAGCCACCAGCacacgtagcatttcgggcaagtccttaatcctaatattccccggaatacaacctgccaaatcgtttaacaaccaggtacccattttactgttgggttaaacagaggctacagttaaggatttgcgcccggtAAAATTTCCCTGGCCAGGATATGAACGCAGGACAAAGGGCTCGTGAAACACCAGGTGAgcatcttaccactacgccacagggACTGACAAGATTAACATTGATATTTGGGAAAAGATGAACATTGATTTTTGAAGATTAGGTTAAATAACTGAAGATATTTAAACCTGTTGCattactggtgttaccaccatacTGTGCCACCATTCTGATAAGTTTTAGTTGGCATGTGAAGAATTGCATTCAACTAGATTTGTTTTCTTTTATATGGTTGTTTTCTGTGGTTGCCTTCTTAAAACCTGTTGAGCGTTTTGGTGCAATTTTCCACATTTTGGTTTCCATTCTGTTTCCCTATTGCTACCCCTTAATATTCTTTCTTTGGCTTCTTCTCTTGCTTCCTTTATTAAGGTAtttactttatttatggtcccatTCTTTATACAATTTGTATACCCTGAAGAATGCAGAATTGGTTTGGAAATGTAGTCTAGTATTTTGAGTGTTACCATTTGATCTTCGACTTACGAAGGAATAAAGGTAATATACAGTACAGGGAATTGTTTCTGGAGGCTCCAGTTCGGAACCTCCAAGACCTCCCAGAAAACTCTTACTGAGTTCTGGGTTGGTCGACTTTTTGTACCACCGTGGCCGagtcggttaaggcaggtgtctgggaattGCCAAAACGTGAGTTCAAGTCACttcattgcctcaaaatgattttcatgtATCTATACGTATTTTCATGTATCTATACGTATTTTCATGTATCTATACGTATTTTCATGTATCTATACGTATTTTGATAAACCATATTGAACTACTAATTCGtaattcaggtgtgtgtgtgtgtgtgtagggggggggtaaTGAAATCTTAGCACAATATAGAGCTATATGCTACGACTAGCTGACTAGCAGCAGATGTCACTTGATGGAGCAAATTACCCAGAAATATATTACATACATTGCTACAGTATTATTACTAGGAACACTGCTATTATCATCAGGCTCCTGTCAATAAATCGTGACTTATGAATAATTTTTCACAAGATTATTTTCTAAATGAACATGTCATGTTGTATGATGCGTAGATTCACAAGCCTCGGCTATGTGCTGTGGATGTCCACCTCCTGCTGtgaacaccatacccatcattgtgttcactgatatctgaactgtGTACATAATTTTTATTAGTCACGATCGTCTAAGATACTAGCAACACAAAATAATTACAGATACTGTACTTATTTTATTCATGATTACCTATTTTATTTATGGTTATTAAGTGGTGATTTGCACAGCTGTGGTGTGAGCTGCAGCTGCATGTGCCAGCTTTGGTTGCCCTGGCAGTACCGAGACTCGCAGCCAGGAGGAatgcagacgattttttttttctcaagaTTGTGTCTCATTACTAAAGTCCTGAGGAACAGGATGTGAGCACTGTGTACCCACCACAGGCGTTTTGAATCTTAAGATATACTGTACTAACAAATATCGTATGTAGGGCAGCACACCCCCTTTACCCATGATGTGAGCCCAGTACAGTGGTAAATAGcattatttttcttttacaggtgcCAATACTTATCTCCACGATTCTTGACCGAGCAGATGAAAAATTGCAAGTTATTAATGAATGCTCCTGCTTGTAGAGAGTATCTAGCAAAAATTTTTCAAGTGagtgattttctgtttttatcacAAAACTTTAGAGATTAGCAATAATTTTGTTCTATTGTTGTTTAAAGTACCGTACTGTACTACATAGGAAATAAAACCACCTTCAGACTAAAAACACCCAAAAGCTGACACTGAAATATCATAGATATGACCTCTGTAACAATGCAGAATGATTTTTAAaatattattgttgttattttgGCTTAATTGTTAAAGTTGTCTGGTATTCAGTTTATGCAaatattaataattcattgtcgttttaatacattgtgttgggggacaggcagttagtttacagtactgtacatgtaagtcacagtacatgtacatgtaaggCTTATGATGAGGCCAACACCTCCaaccctggaggggggggggcaccagggTTGAATTACCAACCCCAGGATACATCCCCATAACAAGCTGATCAACAGTCCtggggtacctatttgctgctcagTGGGTaagggcattaggtgataggaaatgcacccaaccatttctgtcccgccgggATTCAAATCCGGAATTCTAgattgtgagtcaagaacgaaCTTGACTGTACCACTAGGACCCTGTTAAtgtgaaagtaaaaaaaaaattacatttaatGATAAATGTTAGGTTTAATAATTATAGACACgcacacaagagttcttacattcatgtatagccactaacacgcagagtgttttgggcaagtccttaagctTATGTTTCCCAAAATATGACCTCGCCaaataacaaccaggtacccattttactgttgggtaaacagaggctacagttaaggattgctgcccagtaaatcctccccggccaggatacgaactcgggacaaagtgctcgcgaaatgccaggcgagtgtcttaccactacaccacggggacgtaTGTGTAAGGAAAATTTTGCCACAAAGAAAACAGTGAGGTAGCCTCATTCAATAAAATATTATCAAGTGAATATTTTCTTAATTTATTAGTGTTCCATAATTTACACTTGCCTATTTTTGCAGGACTTGACGttgcacaaacccccttgccAAAAAGAACGAACCCCTAATGCGCCCTGTGTCATTTATCTTGTTGGCGGGTACTCTAACCGCCAGAGTTTGGACACTCTAGAGTGCTACGACGTGGAAGAATGTCAATGGACACAACTTTCTAGATTACCTGTTGCAAGGTTTGTAATTAAAGTTGTATGAGATTAGCTGAAATTCACCAGCAAGTTTGTTAAATGGAAGTAAAATAGTTATGGACCAGTTTTTATTGTCCCAATATTCTAGATGTTCTATTGTGCCAATATCTTAGATGTTCTATTGTCCCAGTATTCTAGATGTTCTATTGTCCCAGTATTCTAGATGTTCTATTGTGCCAATATCTTACATGCTCTATTGTCCCAGTATTCTAGATGTTCTATTGTCCCAGTATTCTAGATGTTCTATTGTCCCAGTATTCTAGATGTTCTATTGTCCCAGTATTCTAGATGTTCTATTGTCCCAGTATTCTAGATGTTCTATTGTCCCAGTATTCTAGATGTTCTATTGTCCCAGTATTCTAGATGTTCTATTGTCCCAGTATTCTAGATGTTCTATTGTCCCAATATTCTAGATGATTTGGTCAACTAATGAAGCACTACAGAAGAGAAAGTAAAGAGTTGCATATTTTTCCTCACTAATTGCACCTTGGATATTTACACACTATTGTGTGTAAATTGTGCGTAAAGTACACACTTTAGTGTAATGTAGCATTTGCTCATTCACCATATCCCTACTCACTGATGTTATTTAATTCACGGTTTTCCAGTATAGAGTATTATGCTTGTGCCTTGTCTCTGATTTAGTTTCCTTTTCTCAATTTTCAAAATCTAATCCTTattaattttacatttttattctTTGCAGACTAGCAATGACTGCTAGTCTATTCATACTAGACTGCTAGTTCTATTTGTACTAAACTTTAAGACATTTTTGATGTAGCATACCTTGAGAAGGGACTATAGACTTGTAATTTGCAGTCAAAAGTTGAATAtcttatattattatttgtttcatTTAATGTGTATTTGATGTTTGGATATCTGTTATTACTTCATTTGTTTAGTGAGGTGATGGGTATGTCATAtttgatatataattactgcatATCCTACTGGTAATTGCAATTTATTAGTAGACTTCGTTAATCagttttattgtttatatatttttctttcaGATCAGGCTTAGGAGCAGCATATCTACGTGGAATATTTTATGCAGTGGGGGGAAGAAACATCCTGTCCAATGGTAATTTCCACGACAGCAACTGGGTAGACTCCTTTAACCCCATAACGAACACATGGAAACAGAGAGCTCGGATGCATTTCCCACGCAATAGACTTGGAGTGGCAGTGTTAGATGGTCAGCTGTATGCTGTTGGTGGGTCAAATGGTGCCGCCTTTCATAATACGGTTGAAAAGTACGAACCAGACGATGATCAGTGGACCTTAGTACAATCTATGTCCAAGGCAAGAATGGGTGTAGGTGTTGCAGTAGTAAACAGACTAATGTATGCTGTTGGTGGTTACAATGGTGAAAACAGGTTGAACTCCGTGGAGTGCTACCATCCTGAAAACAATCAGTGGACATTTGTGTCGCCTATAAAAATTCCAAgaagtggtgctggtgtgtgcgcTGTTGGAAATAATATATACGTGATTGGGGGTTATGATGGGCAGCATCAGCTGTGCTCGGTTGAAAAATATGATACGGAAGCGGACACCTGGTCATCTGTGGCTCCCATCAAAATCCCCCGCTCTGCCATGACTGTGTCTGTTTGGGATGGAAAGATCTTTGTGATGGGTAAGTTTTCTTTAACATGCAGTTCTTTTTATCCACGTAAAATATTGAGGACGTGGTAGACATATGTCTACCACGAAGTCCAGCACATAGCATTGCAATTTGTGTGCATTTCAAAGAAGCATCAGTATTGGCTGTGTAACTATTGTGTATCGGTGGGTATAGTTGGTCACATTGCCATTTTTCATTTATGAATGCCATGCCATGTAATAATGGCTTATTTTCTACACACAGGAGGTTATGATGGTGGCCAGTTCCTCTCATCGGTGGAGATCTATGACTTCCGTCGGAATGAATGGTCAGAATGTAAGCCCCTGCCATGGGGCAGATCAGGTCATGCTTCTGCCTCGTCATTTCACCCTTGTCTCTTGCACTCTGATGCAAGATAGCAAAGGCTCTATAGTTTTAGAGAAATATATCAGAGAATCCATGATTCTGCCATGAGGCAGGATGCTTTCTGATCTTCAGTCACCATGCTGCAAGGTTTTTCATATTACActgagagttcttctattccAACTTTTGATATTAGATTTGTCTGAAAATTAGTTTATGAAGTTGATTATTACCTTTATTATAAGCCATTTGTTTAAGAATATTTTCCATTTCTTGGTTTTGTTTTCAATACATTAATGCCAAATTAGTGATCATAAATTTATACAGTTGGTTAGGTGCAATTTACATCAATGATTCGACAaacatttttttgtttttaactaAGATTATTACTAATGTTAAAGAATCATTAGAGAGTACTGTATGTGATAATACATTAATTGCATTATTACGTAAAGCATTAGTATTGCTGTTTATTGATCTCAAATATTTTAAGTTTATTTATGTTTATTAATGAGTGCTTCTCGCAAAATTATGAAGAATTCAACTTACATTGTTTCATATGGTTTTCTCTCAGTTAGAAGATATACTTTCCTTTGAAACAAGGTTGAACAaaatctcttcccccccccccccctacctccaccaagctgttttggctataAGGCCTTAATGTTCAGTTCATAGTAGCCAAATGTTATTTATCGTATACAGTATTGGCAAATTAAGCCCCCTTTTAGTAACATGTTTTTAAAGTTATTGCAGTTAAAGAACCCATTTTCATTTTCCAAAattaatattttgtttttaagGCTGTGACTGGAGTAGTATTTCTTCTTACTTTTACTGTGTAACTCACTTGTATACTCAGGTCATACATGCATATATTAAACTGTGATGACATTTTATTTAACACTGCACTACACAGacaaatcacattatcgtgatacatcaatcaacagaaaaagaagtccactacgggctcaccatagcccgtgctacttggaagtttTTGTACCAGGTAGCGAATTTTAAACAAcaaaaaatccacaggagccgtgatgagggttcggacCTATGTGCTGTGTGTTCCCACATGCATGCTCTAGTCAACTGCgccacaacatggtaaaagaattgcaacctggagtactactgcacccactagtattcccgaggcttccactgaagccgaaccagGGTTTCACGCaattcccccccatgcactctggttctGTCAAGTAATTCTACCTCTGACGCCCCCCTTTCAATACAGACTATTGAAAGAGGAGCGTCAGAGTTAGAACTACTGGACGACAGAGcctgagtgcatgggggaattttgTGAAACCCTGGTTCGGCTTCAGTGTAAGCCTCGGGAATCTTGTGGGTTCAGTAGtgccccaggttgcaattcttttgacaaaTGTTGTGACAGTTGAGtagagcgtgcatctgggaacacAGCACATAGGTTCATACCCTCATCACagctgtggatttgttctttaatACTGCAATTAACCCTGGTTTAGTGGTCTATCATGAGTATTCGTGTGCACTGGGCTAGCATATTGGGGTTTATCTGATTATTACAATTTAAGAAATAGCCATCATACCtccacttactaacagtaatccaTTTTTCCCAATGTTAAAATCTAAAAATTTTCTCCTGTAAGGTACTCCATATTGCCATGAATATATGATGTAGGACTCACATTTGAGGATAATTTTACTTAAACAAACCTTTTGGCAAAATAAATGTGTAATTCCGACTTAAACTGTATGAGCAATTAAAATTTAAAAGTGCGGAGACATGTTCTAAGACCTAAATTTGTGAGAAATATTGTTATCCAGTAGTTTATGCAATTAACATTGGGGGTCTGGCCTATCCGTACATTTCCAAGTGTAAACGTTCTGGGAGACCTGCACTCAGGGAGGGTGCTCagtgaaagtttttttttttttaataattgttTCAAGTTCTCAATTATTTGTTGGGTTATAGCTATACATTTGGtgtcaaaatgtttgcaaatAATTTGCCTTGGATAATATGAAAAAAAAAGCATTTATAATAGTTTACATAATTCTGTGTTCCCAAATGTTGGGATGCAATTGCATCCCAACATTTGGGATGTAATTAGATGCGTTTTAGCATCATCGGAAAGCAAAAGTTAATTTTATAATCTACAAATTTGTTGTTAAATCATAAATTTAGGTCCTACTAGTGATTAACACTAGCATTCGTTAACACGCTTTAGCATTGCACAGTGAAACGTGGTGTATCTGAGAAAATCGGTAAGAGCCGTGAGgatgattcgaacctgcacactgggtactcccaagcacatgcCCATGTGCGTGGGAGTGCCAGGtatgcaggttcaaatcctcgtggcTCCTACCAATTTTCTCATTTTGCATTATTGGTGATTTACAGTATCATTGGAATGTTTATGGCATGTCATCTCATCTTTGAATTTCCGCAAAATATTTCCTTACCTTTGAAAATTTTGGGCACAAATAGGTCTTAATTGTTTAATAGACTATCCAGCTACAACATTAAAGTGTTATTGGTAATCCTTTGAAGTACATTTTAGTCTGTCCTAAGTTGAACATTGCTAGAAAAAAAATTACaatcattatatataatatatatatatattataagctctttctctccctcctttaGGCCATTCTTTACAAAGCCTCAGTACATCATACAGTACCATTCTTTAAATTCACTTTGTTTCTTAAATTACAAGATCTTTACTtttatttcattttcatttatataaaatatatatcattAAATAAGGTCAACAAACTTCACTAAACAAAAATTCCTTGGCACTGTTAAGTACAGTGTACATTTGCTTTTCTTGGTTTTACATCTGGTTAAATATTGTATCATTTCTGCCATTATTACCTTTTGTGTGCTAAAAGgtttcctttttgtatattttcccTTTTTGCACTTTATTGCAGTACTGTATGTAaaagtttattttattttaaactcATTTGTGCCTTGAACTTTGAATTTAATTAACTCCCTTAAGTTTTCTAATTTTAAATTTGCAGCATTTACATCAAAAAGCTAATAGACGTAacaaaaatactgtactgtacagtaagtGGCAGACTTTAAAAACTGATCTTTTCTGAAAAGCTTAGTTTTGCTTTAGGGGAGAAAATAATGCTAAACAATGACAGGTTATGCTTCTGACCTTTGTACAGTAAGTTTTAAGTATATTATCTGTGATATGTGAAGTTTCTATGATACTTCACTTATTTAGCATTTTTATAAAATGCACGTTATCTAGAAGCACCTTTACTGATCGAAaagtgtatactgtatatatatatatatattaggtgcaTGTGTGTGATGGGTCTTTTGCTTTTATATTAAATTTTTTACCACAGTATATTCATATgctgtttttttttcttatgtCTGACAGTTTCGATGGAAGTTCATCTTGCCTGGTAATAAAAGATGAACACAATAACAGCTGCTAGACTGAATATTTTGTAAAGTGCCATTTTGTAAACATTTCATCATATTTGGTCAAATTCATGGCTTCGATTCtatttttgttaattatacatAAAAGGCCACTTCGTGTCACAACTTTAAGAAAAATGTGATTTAGTGTGCATTTTGAATCTGTTAGTTATGCATTAACTTAATttttgtattgataaatttattttttgtattgataaatttattaATCCTGAAATTAGTGTTTTACATCGCATTTGTATAATTTAGAACACTAGtatacaatactgtatttctaTTCTGTATACATACACACTTTTTTTATACCAGATTTGTTGATTGGACTATTAATATCATTTGAAAGATATCAAATTTTACTTTACCAGTTTACAAAAGCTCACAAGAATAATAGTGCTCAGTTATGTTACACAATAGATATTGACAGACTTATCAAAGGGAATATGCAAAAGCGTTTTAAGTAGATTGTCATACAAGTGTGTACTAAAGAATTTGTGACATCGAAATCCAGACAGGAAAGTAGGTGCTGAAGCATTAATATTATCTATGTATATAAAACATTGTATACAAATTGAAAATTTTATGCTCCTAGACAGTATTAAGAGGGTAATCTTCCTTAAGAATATTTCTAGTCTGTATGCAAATGATGTGACAGACACTGTTTGCAGCATCAAGAAAACTAATACCAAGATAGTGACATACTgaggtagattttttttttttatagaaataTGCACCAGCTGAGAAATtgtatggaatctttactttttgGTTAAATGCTAAATATGTATATAATCTTTATACAAGTTTTAAACATTCTGAAAATGAAAGTTTTTGAAACTTGTGAATACTTTTTATGTGTAGTTTACATTTTGATAAATAATCTCAATCATAATCAGGTTCCTTAAACTCAAATCTGATttgtatttataaaaataaattgacttaATAATGCTTGTAAATATTATTCCTATTTTCAGTATGTAAACAAAGTGAGAAATGTTGATTTTCAGTAAAGTGCAGCCAATTTGTTTGCATCCCACTCCAATAGggaattaaatttaattaatagcTTATGATTGATCTTCAAACATTTTAATGATTACAAAATGTTCACATTAAGCAGACATCATTGGGAACGTATTTAGCATTCAAACATGCAATTCATGAAAACGGATATTTAGGCAGTCTGCAAGATGAGGTATATTTTATAAAGGCAACAAAATAATGGGACAAACCTGCCTTAACACACTCGTCCAATTGAACTGGTCGGTACAGTAATGGCTGCTTGTATGGTTGACAATCCTAGATGTCGCAAGTGGCTGGCAACTTCCTTCACTTCATCCTCGAATC
The window above is part of the Procambarus clarkii isolate CNS0578487 chromosome 67, FALCON_Pclarkii_2.0, whole genome shotgun sequence genome. Proteins encoded here:
- the LOC123767622 gene encoding kelch-like ECH-associated protein 1B isoform X1; the protein is MLKRKKRYDFIYYYISMASWYTDIEMEETGVGGRGRGNGNNGTGARGCIRTRHYTGASYRDSGEIKFCISEYKSDAFQMMLLMKSNQMLTDVKLEVGREIFHGHKIVLAAASPYFKAMFTGGLRECEMDTVKLQGVCPTVLAHLLCFMYTGEIVINEMLVCQLLPAATMLQMNHVIDACCTFLEQQLEAGNAIGIASFAHQHGCLDLYRKANTFIEQHFSEVSMEEEFLQLSSCQLVDLIQRDELNVPDEKDVYNAVLKWVMHDEDNRQSKMELILQAVRCQYLSPRFLTEQMKNCKLLMNAPACREYLAKIFQDLTLHKPPCQKERTPNAPCVIYLVGGYSNRQSLDTLECYDVEECQWTQLSRLPVARSGLGAAYLRGIFYAVGGRNILSNGNFHDSNWVDSFNPITNTWKQRARMHFPRNRLGVAVLDGQLYAVGGSNGAAFHNTVEKYEPDDDQWTLVQSMSKARMGVGVAVVNRLMYAVGGYNGENRLNSVECYHPENNQWTFVSPIKIPRSGAGVCAVGNNIYVIGGYDGQHQLCSVEKYDTEADTWSSVAPIKIPRSAMTVSVWDGKIFVMGGYDGGQFLSSVEIYDFRRNEWSECKPLPWGRSGHASASSFHPCLLHSDAR
- the LOC123767622 gene encoding kelch-like ECH-associated protein 1B isoform X2, which codes for MLKRKKRYDFIYYYIMASWYTDIEMEETGVGGRGRGNGNNGTGARGCIRTRHYTGASYRDSGEIKFCISEYKSDAFQMMLLMKSNQMLTDVKLEVGREIFHGHKIVLAAASPYFKAMFTGGLRECEMDTVKLQGVCPTVLAHLLCFMYTGEIVINEMLVCQLLPAATMLQMNHVIDACCTFLEQQLEAGNAIGIASFAHQHGCLDLYRKANTFIEQHFSEVSMEEEFLQLSSCQLVDLIQRDELNVPDEKDVYNAVLKWVMHDEDNRQSKMELILQAVRCQYLSPRFLTEQMKNCKLLMNAPACREYLAKIFQDLTLHKPPCQKERTPNAPCVIYLVGGYSNRQSLDTLECYDVEECQWTQLSRLPVARSGLGAAYLRGIFYAVGGRNILSNGNFHDSNWVDSFNPITNTWKQRARMHFPRNRLGVAVLDGQLYAVGGSNGAAFHNTVEKYEPDDDQWTLVQSMSKARMGVGVAVVNRLMYAVGGYNGENRLNSVECYHPENNQWTFVSPIKIPRSGAGVCAVGNNIYVIGGYDGQHQLCSVEKYDTEADTWSSVAPIKIPRSAMTVSVWDGKIFVMGGYDGGQFLSSVEIYDFRRNEWSECKPLPWGRSGHASASSFHPCLLHSDAR